In a genomic window of Salvelinus fontinalis isolate EN_2023a chromosome 7, ASM2944872v1, whole genome shotgun sequence:
- the sox32 gene encoding SRY-box transcription factor 32 encodes MYFDPISTHFELCPTKDIFESDKFCVESSQSELMSEAKSPNSGPTSPISVNSDSSCASPEPKPSAETRVRRPLNAFIIWTKEERRRLAQLNPDLENTDLSKILGKTWKAMSLAEKRSYMQEAERLRVQHTVDHPNYKYRPRRKKQLKKGPKGPLPVETTVPLSTLCSKGFTVPYDLNYLIQNQSNQQQAYPYPATYQSSQANFSHLPTETFPDRFIYTNPAATFSNKPLMYSNTEEYPAEPHPYYSAQHGLQQCGPPNPACAMSHGEQGNFRASGPQLCPPTGPSLEFYLEQVQLDMLYDLDPSEFEQYFGPSTCQPEPLA; translated from the exons ATGTACTTTGATCCGATCTCCACACATTTCGAACTGTGCCCAACGAAAGACATATTTGAAAGCGACAAGTTCTGCGTTGAGTCTTCCCAGAGTGAGCTGATGTCCGAGGCGAAGTCCCCCAACTCTGGCCCAACTAGTCCTATCTCGGTCAACTCTGACTCCAGCTGCGCCAGTCCTGAGCCGAAACCATCCGCAGAGACGCGGGTCAGAAGGCCGCTGAACGCCTTTATTATCTGGACCAAGGAGGAACGCAGACGCTTAGCCCAACTCAATCCTGACCTGGAGAATACCGACCTCAGCAAAATTCTCG GTAAGACCTGGAAGGCCATGTCTCTGGCAGAGAAGCGGTCCTACATGCAGGAGGCAGAGCGCCTGAGAGTACAGCACACTGTTGACCATCCCAACTACAAGTACCGGCCTCGCAGGAAGAAGCAGCTGAAGAAGGGCCCCAAAGGGCCCCTGCCTGTGGAGaccactgtccctctctccaccctctgcaGTAAAGGCTTTACCGTGCCTTATGACCTCAACTACCTCATCCAGAACCAGTCCAATCAGCAGCAAGCCTACCCATATCCAGCCACCTACCAATCCTCCCAGGCAAACTTTTCCCATCTTCCCACGGAGACCTTCCCAGACAGGTTCATTTACACAAATCCAGCAGCCACATTCTCTAATAAGCCTCTAATGTACTCTAACACTGAGGAATACCCAGCAGAGCCTCATCCGTACTACTCTGCCCAGCATGGGCTGCAGCAGTGTGGGCCCCCCAACCCAGCCTGTGCTATGTCTCACGGGGAGCAGGGGAACTTCAGGGCCTCGGGCCCCCAGCTGTGCCCCCCTACTGGACCCTCTCTGGAGTTCTATCTGGAGCAGGTTCAGCTGGACATGCTCTATGATCTGGATCCCAGTGAGTTCGAACAGTACTTTGGCCCGTCCACATGCCAGCCTGAGCCACTGGCGTAA